Genomic DNA from Nocardioides aquaticus:
GAGCCGGTCGCGGTGCGGCTGGCGTCCTCGACGCGGGTCTACCTCCGGGTCCTGGGCCCGGTCATCTCGGTCTTCGACCAAGCCTCGAACCTGCTGCTCAGGGCGCTGCGGATCGAGCCGGTGCACGACGTCGAGCACGCTGCGACGGTGCGCGACCTCGAGCACATCGTGGCCGACTCGCGCGCCAGCGGCGACCTGCCGCGCGAGCTGTCCCTCCTCCTCGACCGGATGCTCGACTTCCCGGCCCAGGACGTGGAGCACGCGATGGTGCCGCGCGGGCGGGTCGACGTGCTGCAGGCCGACCAGACGGTGGCCGACGCCTGGGCCGCCATGGGCTCGGGCCACTCGCGCTACCCCGTGCTCGACGGGGGCGAGGTCGCCGGTGTCCTGCACCTGCAGGACGTCCTGGACGCCGGACCCACCGACGCCCCCGTCACGACGCTGACGCGCGAGCCCGTCCTGGTGCCCGAGGTCATGTCGCTGCCGGACGCGCTGCGCCGCCTGGCGCAGACCCGCGACCAGCTGGCCTGCGTCCTCGACGAGTACGGCGGCTTCGCCGGCGTGCTGACCATCGAGGACCTCGCCGAGGAGCTGGTCGGCGAGATCGCCGACGAGCACGACCCGGTCGACGCCCTCGCCGCCGGCGTGACCGGGGACGAGGACGCCGGCGCCTGGGAGGTCCCCGGTGACCTGCACCTCGACGAGGTCCAGCGCCACCTCGACCGCGAGCTGCCGCGCGGCGACTACGAGACGCTCGGCGGTCTCGTCATCGCCGAGGTCGGCGAGCTGCCCGAGGTCGGGCACCAGGTCGCGGTCGAGCTGCCCCAGGACCCCGCCACCCTGGGCGAGGACGACGTCCTGCCGGAGGTGCTGACCATCACCGTGCTCGAGGTCGAGCGGCACGTGCCCTCACGGCTGCGCCTCGCACTGCCACCCGACCGCGCCGGCCACCCTGACCACGAACCGACGGCCCCCGCGGCGTCGACCCAGCAGGAGGAGCGGGCATGAGCCTCGACAACCCGTACGTCGTCGTCGTGGTGACGACCGCCCTGATCGCGCTCAGCGCGTTCTTCGTGGCCGCCGAGTTCGCCCTGCTCGCGGCCAAGCGCCACCGGCTGCAGGACCAGGCGGCCACGAGCCGCTCCGCACGGGCGGCGCTGCGCAGCGCCGACGAGCTGACGGTGCTGCTGGCCGGCAGCCAGCTCGGCATCACCGCCTGCGCCCTGGCGCTGGGTGCGATCACCAA
This window encodes:
- a CDS encoding hemolysin family protein; amino-acid sequence: MWVLTLLLGLLVVLAITAATGYFVAQEFSYMAVDRSRLKARAASGDKAAARALDVTGRTSFMLSGAQLGITVTALLVGYVAEPLIGESLGTALGGVGVPTGVGIAVGTVAALLASTIIQMLFGELFPKNLAIARPEPVAVRLASSTRVYLRVLGPVISVFDQASNLLLRALRIEPVHDVEHAATVRDLEHIVADSRASGDLPRELSLLLDRMLDFPAQDVEHAMVPRGRVDVLQADQTVADAWAAMGSGHSRYPVLDGGEVAGVLHLQDVLDAGPTDAPVTTLTREPVLVPEVMSLPDALRRLAQTRDQLACVLDEYGGFAGVLTIEDLAEELVGEIADEHDPVDALAAGVTGDEDAGAWEVPGDLHLDEVQRHLDRELPRGDYETLGGLVIAEVGELPEVGHQVAVELPQDPATLGEDDVLPEVLTITVLEVERHVPSRLRLALPPDRAGHPDHEPTAPAASTQQEERA